The Arachis hypogaea cultivar Tifrunner chromosome 14, arahy.Tifrunner.gnm2.J5K5, whole genome shotgun sequence genome has a segment encoding these proteins:
- the LOC112798172 gene encoding enoyl-CoA delta isomerase 1, peroxisomal-like, which produces MCTLEKRGNIFILTLTGDDQHRLNPTLLSAIQSALSRIRQEVTTSAGSATSSALITTAHGKFFSNGYDLDWARIPAQAQAQRDRMILVDTMLRSVVKDLLTLPMPTIAAVTGHASAAGFTLALSHDYVLMRSDRGFLYMSELDINLVIPRWFVAIVNAKVGSPAARREVVMKAAKLTAKDAVRLGVVESAHGSAAETVEAAVELAQGLVKRGWDGHVYAANRKNFLSDLIRCVEDTSENNDIKTGSRL; this is translated from the coding sequence ATGTGCACCTTAGAAAAACGAGGCAACATTTTCATCCTAACACTCACCGGCGACGACCAGCACCGCCTCAACCCCACCCTCCTCTCCGCCATCCAATCCGCCCTCAGCCGAATCCGCCAAGAGGTCACCACTTCAGCCGGCTCCGCCACCTCCTCCGCCCTGATCACCACCGCCCACGGCAAATTCTTTTCCAATGGCTACGATCTAGATTGGGCTCGTATCCCGGCCCAAGCCCAGGCCCAAAGAGACCGAATGATACTCGTTGACACCATGCTCCGATCCGTTGTAAAAGACCTTCTCACACTCCCGATGCCGACGATCGCCGCTGTCACCGGCCACGCCTCCGCCGCGGGATTTACCTTAGCGCTCAGCCACGATTACGTTCTTATGCGAAGCGACAGAGGATTTCTCTACATGAGCGAGCTCGACATAAACCTCGTGATTCCACGGTGGTTCGTGGCGATCGTGAACGCAAAGGTAGGGTCGCCGGCGGCGAGGAGGGAGGTGGTTATGAAGGCGGCAAAGCTGACGGCTAAGGATGCGGTGAGGTTGGGAGTTGTGGAATCAGCTCACGGCAGCGCCGCCGAGACGGTGGAGGCGGCGGTGGAGCTGGCGCAGGGGTTAGTGAAGAGAGGATGGGATGGACACGTGTACGCTGCTAATAGGAAGAACT